From Methanorbis rubei, one genomic window encodes:
- a CDS encoding DEAD/DEAH box helicase, translating into MVTVVQPYKKGYKTYFCDDSKNGRIKHVGTVELEQTSKGVRPSEFFVRRPGTSHAQKTPTKELITVLRSNGMVQLTETMPEFQEFLDSMQIPWERVTLCRTCMFDDRLTLLSDATRIKCGQEFVCLDCAKRELRRELAHIKRLGKKTQGHIEDLLEEYRDLDMVLAILQPDSLDTKKTMFDRLEAHEQTPTERIENLPLPREFVDVCGVETLMPAQQRAVESGLLFGKDLLVVAATASGKTFIGEMAGLKNYLEKRGRMLFLVPLVALANQKYDRFSQKYEKLASTSLMTGVSRVNLPETKPIGNRGSGGGIVVGTYEGVDNLLRKGSAMHNIGTIVIDEVQMLEDPERGHRLDGLIARLKYVAPKAQFLYLSATIGSPHLLAKKLGANLVSYADRPVALERHLIFTERDSKVPYIKKLVFEEYDKTSSKGFRGQTIIFANARSRCHTISDAIGKLSAPYHAGLTSQERRAVERQFEEGKLACVVTTAALAAGVDFPASQVIFDALAMGINWLTVQEFHQMMGRAGRPDFHDLGRVVILAEPGGSYSRDTKLTEEEVAIRLLKGEMEEVAPVYEIEETSEEFAANAIVCRGREADIIKVGETMVGCGEDPLPDLLRHKLVKKSGGVLELSPLGRVMAEQFIGMERLLEIDRLVRMMDDPLELIAELECSEEERGKERRKADRRASEKKESDWMAGKKTAPGAGSSEKKPKSDAPPAWVAEKKSASAAAKRVHETDRRSRAGKPEPERKLRREREENAATAAEAAAPRRASRELEERIERKKREAASFIPAPKRKREAEWDAIEAGIDQRRAGKYDDALKILGSYVADHPSNSRALTELGKVYDLRGDRDTAYSCYQRAVSADTQNREAIDRMNAYLIGITVDIDADVPADRQSTGVVKKKQS; encoded by the coding sequence GTGGTAACTGTCGTCCAGCCCTATAAAAAAGGGTACAAAACCTATTTTTGTGATGATTCCAAAAACGGAAGAATAAAACACGTGGGAACGGTCGAGCTTGAGCAGACCTCAAAGGGCGTTCGACCTTCAGAGTTTTTTGTTCGGAGGCCCGGCACCTCGCATGCCCAGAAGACACCGACAAAGGAACTGATAACTGTTCTCCGGTCAAACGGCATGGTTCAGCTGACCGAAACGATGCCTGAGTTTCAGGAATTTCTTGACAGCATGCAGATTCCGTGGGAGCGGGTGACGCTCTGCCGGACCTGCATGTTCGATGACCGGCTCACACTTCTGTCGGATGCAACCCGCATCAAATGCGGGCAGGAATTTGTCTGTCTTGACTGTGCGAAGCGCGAGCTCCGCCGCGAGCTTGCTCACATCAAGAGGCTCGGGAAGAAGACCCAAGGGCATATCGAGGATCTCTTAGAAGAGTACCGCGATCTTGACATGGTGCTTGCAATTTTGCAGCCTGACTCGCTTGACACGAAGAAGACGATGTTCGACCGGCTTGAGGCTCACGAGCAGACGCCGACCGAACGCATCGAAAATCTTCCGCTGCCCCGCGAGTTTGTGGACGTCTGCGGAGTCGAGACCCTGATGCCTGCGCAGCAGAGGGCTGTTGAGTCAGGACTTTTGTTTGGAAAAGATCTTCTGGTGGTCGCAGCGACTGCGAGCGGCAAGACCTTCATCGGTGAGATGGCCGGTCTGAAAAATTATCTGGAGAAGCGCGGGCGCATGCTGTTCCTTGTGCCGCTTGTCGCACTTGCGAACCAGAAGTACGACAGGTTCTCACAGAAGTACGAGAAGCTTGCCTCAACCTCTCTGATGACCGGTGTCTCGCGTGTGAATCTGCCGGAGACAAAACCAATCGGCAACCGCGGGTCGGGCGGAGGAATTGTTGTCGGAACCTATGAGGGTGTGGACAATCTCCTAAGAAAAGGATCAGCGATGCACAACATCGGAACGATTGTGATCGATGAAGTGCAGATGCTCGAAGACCCCGAGCGTGGTCATCGGCTTGACGGCCTTATTGCAAGATTGAAGTATGTTGCACCCAAGGCACAGTTCCTCTACCTCTCGGCAACAATCGGCTCTCCCCACCTTCTCGCAAAAAAACTTGGCGCAAACCTGGTCTCCTATGCAGATCGGCCTGTTGCGCTGGAGCGGCATCTGATCTTTACCGAGCGTGACTCCAAAGTTCCGTACATCAAGAAGCTGGTCTTTGAGGAGTACGACAAAACATCGTCAAAGGGTTTCCGCGGTCAGACGATCATCTTTGCAAATGCACGCAGCCGATGTCACACGATCTCTGACGCGATCGGGAAGCTCTCGGCTCCCTACCATGCCGGTCTCACGTCGCAGGAGCGGCGTGCGGTCGAGCGGCAGTTTGAGGAAGGAAAGCTTGCCTGTGTGGTGACGACCGCAGCTCTTGCTGCAGGAGTTGACTTTCCTGCGTCCCAGGTTATCTTTGATGCTCTTGCGATGGGTATCAACTGGCTGACTGTTCAGGAGTTCCATCAGATGATGGGGCGTGCCGGCCGTCCTGACTTCCATGATCTCGGCCGCGTGGTAATTCTTGCTGAGCCCGGAGGCTCCTACTCGCGCGACACGAAGCTCACCGAGGAGGAGGTTGCGATTCGTCTGTTGAAAGGCGAGATGGAGGAGGTCGCTCCGGTCTATGAGATCGAGGAGACCTCTGAAGAGTTTGCGGCGAACGCGATTGTGTGCCGCGGCAGGGAAGCAGACATCATCAAAGTTGGCGAGACGATGGTCGGTTGCGGTGAGGATCCTCTGCCGGACCTTCTTCGTCACAAGCTGGTGAAGAAGAGCGGCGGAGTTCTTGAGCTGTCACCGCTCGGTCGCGTGATGGCAGAGCAGTTCATCGGTATGGAGCGGCTGCTTGAGATCGACCGACTGGTCAGAATGATGGACGATCCCCTTGAGCTGATCGCTGAGCTTGAATGTTCTGAAGAGGAACGCGGCAAGGAGAGGCGCAAGGCCGACCGGAGGGCGTCTGAGAAGAAGGAGTCTGACTGGATGGCAGGAAAGAAAACTGCTCCGGGCGCAGGCTCATCAGAAAAGAAACCAAAGAGCGATGCCCCGCCAGCATGGGTTGCTGAGAAGAAGTCAGCGTCTGCTGCGGCGAAGCGTGTGCATGAGACCGATCGCAGGTCCCGTGCCGGAAAACCTGAGCCTGAGAGAAAACTCCGGCGCGAACGTGAGGAGAATGCTGCGACCGCCGCTGAGGCCGCAGCCCCGCGTCGTGCAAGCAGAGAACTCGAAGAACGGATCGAGCGCAAGAAGCGTGAGGCTGCCTCCTTCATTCCTGCACCGAAGCGGAAACGTGAGGCTGAGTGGGATGCAATTGAGGCAGGTATCGACCAGCGCCGTGCCGGAAAGTATGATGATGCGCTGAAGATTCTCGGCAGCTATGTTGCCGACCATCCTTCGAACAGTCGTGCCCTGACCGAGCTTGGGAAGGTGTACGATCTTCGCGGCGACCGCGACACTGCCTACTCCTGCTATCAGCGTGCGGTGAGTGCTGATACCCAGAAC
- a CDS encoding winged helix-turn-helix transcriptional regulator: MPDDPLFNILRSKRETTRFQVLVEVAEHQPSIRQQEIAEKLGVTPQAISEYVRDLVEDGFISAEGRGRYYVTHKGVEWVLNNAEVLESYARHVRRDIIHQVATWAAIADTDLKTGDSVGVYMKDGWLYAGRKPQTAMGMVTADANAGMDVGVARLAGIIEHTEGKIDIAKVPRIERGGSKMVPSAKLLSLVKNADIVGAVGLEAYLALKNADVTPDMFFGAREGVIEAAFHGMHCLMLIVDEEFTDFLKRLETAGLSYTIHELVS, encoded by the coding sequence ATGCCCGACGATCCGTTATTCAACATACTCAGAAGCAAGCGCGAGACCACACGCTTTCAGGTCCTTGTGGAGGTTGCAGAACACCAGCCCTCGATCCGTCAGCAGGAGATCGCAGAAAAGCTGGGCGTCACCCCGCAGGCAATCTCCGAGTACGTCCGCGACCTTGTCGAGGACGGATTCATCAGTGCTGAAGGCCGCGGCCGGTACTATGTAACGCACAAAGGTGTTGAGTGGGTCTTAAACAATGCCGAGGTTCTTGAGTCCTATGCACGTCACGTTCGTCGTGACATCATTCATCAGGTCGCAACATGGGCAGCAATCGCAGACACTGATCTGAAGACCGGCGACTCGGTCGGCGTCTACATGAAGGACGGATGGCTGTATGCAGGAAGAAAGCCGCAGACCGCCATGGGCATGGTGACTGCGGACGCAAACGCAGGGATGGACGTAGGTGTTGCCCGTCTTGCGGGTATTATTGAGCATACCGAAGGAAAAATCGACATCGCCAAAGTTCCGCGCATCGAACGCGGCGGATCAAAGATGGTTCCTTCGGCAAAACTCCTCTCTCTGGTGAAAAATGCAGATATTGTCGGCGCGGTCGGACTTGAAGCGTACCTTGCGCTGAAAAACGCGGACGTTACTCCTGACATGTTCTTTGGCGCGCGCGAAGGTGTTATTGAGGCAGCATTCCACGGCATGCACTGCCTTATGCTGATTGTGGATGAAGAGTTCACGGACTTCCTCAAACGGCTTGAGACCGCGGGTCTCTCTTATACGATACATGAACTGGTGAGCTAA
- the hypF gene encoding carbamoyltransferase HypF, translating to MRGGRVILRGIVQGVGFRPFVYATAERFGIRGSVINHGSEVEITAFGNQFEEFCSAVSKGPKMSVIDSVTVEPLPEGFAAPDNFSILPSADGARTGFIPADIATCESCLADMLNPKSRYYGYWATSCTDCGPRYSIIQAVPYDRERTSMDAFPPCDDCLADYHNPHNRRHHAQTIACTACGPKLSLTTNAGAPVETDDPIGKTAELLDAGCIVAVRGMGGFHICCVEESASRLKELLGRPHQSLAVMMTLESLGDYVVDPNDAEREMLSGPVHPIMILDKRDPAAHPELSELHNLGVMLPYTGLHHLLFEKLQHPLLVMTSANVPGTPMITETSYITERMGDVAEYILSHDREIINRCDDSVVRDGYIIRMSRGLAPLRTAMDLGNSQILGVGPELNANATIYKNGFLVTSPHIGNIRNPATVSYLNETIEKLTSLTGARPQIVAHDLHPQFLSTRVAHELAERYDAVLCPVQHHRAHIASVTTEEVVGIAIDGVGYGDDATIWGGEILTGSPENSYARTGHLEPVLMPGGDLATRFPERMLYGILPDDATLEMLAGRGWGDVALRVLSQQTAKKFNCPVTTSTGRVLDAAAALLGICRERTYDGEPSMMLEAYAARGTASPLPIKIVSGNGGADVLLTSEILKEGRAMLARGSSVEDTAASIQTALAKGIAEMTVRSAERSGIDTAALSGGVAINRSIRETILASLADANVPCRINPKYPFGDGCISCGQVVTAGVLSKAGKL from the coding sequence ATGCGGGGTGGCAGAGTTATTTTACGCGGGATTGTGCAGGGAGTGGGGTTCCGGCCTTTCGTCTACGCTACAGCAGAGAGATTCGGCATCCGCGGGAGTGTTATTAATCACGGGAGTGAGGTGGAGATAACAGCTTTCGGGAATCAGTTTGAAGAGTTCTGTTCTGCGGTGTCCAAGGGGCCGAAGATGTCGGTGATTGATTCAGTGACCGTTGAACCGCTGCCCGAAGGCTTCGCCGCCCCTGACAACTTTTCGATTCTTCCAAGTGCGGACGGCGCACGAACAGGATTCATCCCTGCAGACATTGCGACCTGCGAGAGCTGTCTTGCAGACATGCTGAATCCGAAAAGCCGGTACTACGGATACTGGGCAACGTCCTGCACCGACTGCGGACCGCGCTACAGCATCATCCAGGCGGTGCCCTACGACCGCGAGCGAACATCAATGGATGCGTTCCCGCCTTGCGATGACTGTCTTGCAGATTACCATAATCCGCACAACCGCAGACATCATGCACAGACTATCGCGTGCACTGCGTGCGGTCCAAAGCTTTCGCTGACGACGAACGCAGGCGCCCCCGTGGAGACGGATGATCCGATTGGGAAAACTGCGGAGCTGCTTGATGCAGGATGCATTGTTGCGGTTCGCGGGATGGGAGGCTTTCACATCTGTTGTGTGGAAGAGTCGGCAAGCCGATTGAAGGAACTCCTCGGCAGACCGCACCAGTCGCTTGCGGTGATGATGACACTCGAGTCTCTCGGCGATTATGTGGTGGACCCGAACGACGCAGAGCGTGAGATGCTTTCAGGGCCGGTTCATCCGATCATGATCCTTGACAAGCGAGATCCTGCCGCACACCCTGAGCTCTCGGAGCTGCACAATCTTGGAGTCATGCTGCCCTACACCGGTCTGCATCATCTTCTTTTTGAGAAACTGCAGCATCCGCTTCTTGTGATGACGAGTGCGAATGTGCCAGGGACACCGATGATCACCGAGACCTCCTACATCACAGAACGAATGGGAGATGTTGCGGAGTATATTCTCTCGCATGATCGGGAAATTATTAACCGATGCGATGACTCGGTGGTCCGCGACGGCTACATCATCAGAATGTCGCGCGGTCTTGCACCACTTCGGACCGCGATGGATCTTGGGAACTCACAGATTCTTGGTGTCGGGCCGGAGCTGAACGCGAACGCGACGATCTATAAGAATGGATTTCTGGTGACCTCACCGCACATAGGAAACATTCGCAACCCTGCGACCGTTTCCTATCTCAATGAGACGATCGAAAAACTCACGAGCCTGACTGGGGCGAGGCCACAGATAGTTGCTCACGATCTGCATCCGCAGTTCCTGAGCACCAGAGTTGCGCATGAGCTTGCCGAGCGGTACGACGCGGTCCTCTGTCCGGTCCAGCATCATCGTGCACATATTGCGTCGGTGACGACCGAGGAGGTCGTAGGAATTGCAATCGATGGTGTCGGGTATGGAGACGATGCAACGATCTGGGGCGGAGAGATTCTGACCGGCTCTCCTGAGAACAGCTATGCAAGGACCGGCCATCTGGAGCCGGTGCTGATGCCCGGAGGAGATCTTGCGACACGGTTTCCTGAACGAATGTTGTACGGAATTCTGCCGGATGATGCAACACTTGAGATGCTCGCCGGACGCGGCTGGGGTGACGTTGCACTCCGCGTACTTAGCCAGCAGACGGCAAAAAAATTCAACTGTCCGGTGACTACGTCGACAGGCCGCGTGCTTGACGCGGCTGCGGCACTTCTTGGCATCTGCCGCGAGAGAACGTACGACGGGGAGCCTTCGATGATGCTTGAAGCGTACGCAGCGCGGGGCACGGCATCACCGCTGCCGATAAAAATTGTTTCCGGCAACGGCGGGGCTGATGTTTTGCTGACGTCAGAGATTCTCAAAGAGGGACGTGCGATGCTTGCACGAGGGAGTTCGGTTGAAGACACCGCAGCATCCATCCAGACCGCTCTTGCAAAAGGCATTGCAGAGATGACGGTCCGCTCTGCGGAGCGAAGCGGCATCGATACTGCAGCACTCTCGGGCGGCGTTGCCATCAACCGATCGATCCGGGAAACAATTCTCGCATCCCTTGCGGATGCGAATGTTCCGTGTAGAATAAATCCGAAGTATCCGTTCGGCGACGGCTGCATCTCCTGCGGCCAGGTTGTTACGGCAGGAGTCCTCTCCAAGGCAGGAAAATTATGA
- the rpl12p gene encoding 50S ribosomal protein P1, producing MEYIYAALLVHSADKTVDEESVKAVLSAAGIAVDDSRVKALVAALDGVDIEEAISKAAAAPVAVAAVGAAAPAAAAEAAAEPEEKKEEEEENAMAGLGALFG from the coding sequence ATGGAGTATATTTACGCAGCTCTGTTAGTTCACTCCGCAGACAAAACTGTGGATGAAGAATCGGTTAAGGCAGTTCTCTCTGCCGCAGGTATCGCAGTTGACGACTCCCGTGTGAAGGCACTTGTTGCAGCACTTGACGGTGTTGACATCGAGGAAGCAATCTCTAAGGCAGCAGCAGCACCGGTTGCAGTTGCAGCAGTAGGTGCAGCAGCACCGGCAGCAGCAGCAGAGGCAGCAGCAGAACCGGAAGAGAAGAAGGAAGAGGAAGAAGAGAACGCCATGGCAGGCCTTGGCGCACTCTTCGGATAA
- a CDS encoding 50S ribosomal protein L10: MAIYTQHLPAWKREEVEEIVDNSGKYELVGLVDIYGIPAKQFQQIRRNLHGSAVVKVARNTLVEHAFNELGNHYVDLNGHVSEHSALIFANGNPFKLFKSLEQTKTKRAAKAGEVTPEDIVVPAGPTSFKPGPIVGELQQAGIPAAIDGGKVKIKETKTVVKAGQAINKKQADVLAKLDIKPMPVGLSLLAVCYEGDIYLPDVLSVDDEAYKAKITLAAQQAFNLAVNAAVPTSCHFVTEAQIAKAVREARNLGVEAPIYEKGVIEMIISKAYRQANALKA; the protein is encoded by the coding sequence ATGGCAATTTATACTCAACACCTCCCGGCGTGGAAACGTGAAGAAGTTGAAGAAATTGTGGATAACTCCGGCAAGTACGAACTTGTCGGTCTGGTTGACATTTACGGTATCCCCGCAAAGCAGTTCCAGCAGATCCGCAGAAACCTGCACGGCAGTGCAGTGGTGAAAGTTGCAAGAAACACGCTTGTTGAGCATGCATTCAATGAGCTTGGCAACCACTACGTTGACTTAAACGGTCACGTAAGTGAGCACTCTGCACTTATCTTCGCTAACGGCAACCCGTTTAAGCTGTTCAAGTCTCTTGAACAGACCAAGACAAAGCGTGCCGCAAAAGCAGGCGAAGTCACTCCTGAGGACATTGTCGTCCCCGCAGGACCAACTTCCTTCAAGCCCGGACCGATCGTTGGAGAACTCCAGCAGGCAGGTATCCCCGCAGCAATCGATGGCGGAAAGGTCAAAATTAAAGAGACCAAGACCGTCGTGAAAGCTGGCCAGGCAATCAACAAGAAACAGGCAGACGTCCTGGCAAAGCTTGACATCAAGCCGATGCCGGTTGGTCTTTCACTTCTTGCAGTTTGCTACGAAGGCGATATTTATCTGCCGGATGTTCTGTCCGTCGACGACGAGGCATACAAGGCAAAGATCACTCTTGCAGCACAGCAGGCGTTCAACCTCGCAGTCAATGCAGCAGTCCCGACCTCATGTCACTTTGTTACTGAGGCTCAGATTGCAAAGGCAGTCCGTGAGGCACGCAACCTTGGTGTGGAGGCCCCAATCTATGAGAAGGGCGTCATCGAGATGATCATCAGCAAGGCATACAGACAAGCAAACGCCCTGAAGGCATAA
- a CDS encoding 50S ribosomal protein L1, which produces MVDKTQIISAVTAALEQAPKRKFQESIDITINLKHVDMAQPKNRIDETILLPQAMGVKKIAVLGKGDIVSQARSSGVDIIIGPEEIERLGGAPREARKLAGQYDYFLAETAVMPLVGRWLGQRLGPRGKMPQPIQMGQDITPIVERLRNSVKIRSKDRLNMSVKVGTSAMTADAVAENVDAVLKRVVGRLESGELNIRSVYVKTTMGPAVKVM; this is translated from the coding sequence ATGGTTGACAAAACCCAAATTATCAGCGCTGTTACGGCAGCATTGGAGCAGGCGCCCAAGAGGAAGTTCCAGGAGAGTATTGATATTACTATCAATCTCAAACACGTGGACATGGCGCAGCCCAAAAACCGTATTGATGAGACGATTCTTCTGCCACAGGCAATGGGCGTCAAAAAGATCGCCGTCTTGGGTAAGGGAGACATTGTGTCCCAGGCTCGCAGCTCTGGAGTCGATATCATTATCGGCCCCGAAGAGATTGAGCGTCTGGGTGGTGCCCCGCGTGAGGCACGTAAACTCGCAGGTCAATATGACTACTTCCTTGCTGAGACTGCGGTCATGCCACTTGTTGGTCGCTGGCTCGGTCAGAGACTCGGTCCCCGCGGCAAAATGCCGCAGCCGATTCAGATGGGTCAGGACATTACTCCGATCGTCGAACGTCTTCGGAACTCTGTGAAGATCCGGTCCAAAGACAGACTCAACATGTCTGTCAAGGTCGGAACCTCCGCAATGACTGCTGACGCAGTCGCCGAGAACGTTGACGCGGTCTTAAAGAGGGTAGTGGGAAGACTTGAGAGCGGTGAATTAAACATTCGCTCCGTCTACGTCAAGACTACGATGGGTCCCGCTGTGAAGGTGATGTAA
- a CDS encoding 50S ribosomal protein L11 — MAETVEVLVPGGRATAGPPLGPALGPLGINVKAVVDDINKKTAEFNGMSVPVTVTVDDKKNVTLTVGIPPTTALVMKEAGVEKGSGTPNTQAVGNLPLEAVIRIAKMKMDNMLAYDLRNAVKEVMGTCVSVGVTIEGKSPKDAIAAVNAGEYDAQLA, encoded by the coding sequence ATGGCAGAAACTGTCGAGGTACTGGTACCTGGCGGTAGAGCAACTGCAGGACCACCACTTGGTCCGGCACTGGGTCCCCTTGGGATCAACGTGAAAGCAGTCGTTGATGATATCAACAAAAAGACTGCTGAGTTCAACGGCATGTCTGTTCCGGTAACGGTAACAGTCGATGACAAAAAGAACGTCACGTTAACTGTTGGAATTCCCCCGACAACCGCACTTGTAATGAAGGAAGCGGGCGTCGAGAAGGGTTCCGGCACTCCGAATACTCAGGCAGTTGGTAATCTGCCGCTTGAAGCTGTCATACGCATTGCAAAGATGAAGATGGACAACATGCTTGCCTACGACCTCAGAAATGCGGTCAAGGAAGTCATGGGCACCTGCGTTTCCGTTGGTGTGACCATCGAAGGCAAGTCCCCCAAGGACGCAATTGCCGCCGTCAATGCAGGCGAATATGACGCACAGCTTGCATAA
- a CDS encoding DMT family transporter, producing MNLKLLLYPLLVLLGGCCYGILATIVKLAYGNGYTFSEVVMSQYFSGWIFLGILCAVIAIVGRRRDAPRSSVKLSRRMPILLITGAVTCSVCLFYYLSLESMPASVAIVLLFQFTWIGVLLDCLVERKLPSKSSVVAVLILLAGTVLASGIIGNAISFTVVGVCAGLLSALCYAIFIFLSGRVEPQMHPVNRSFWIVTCALFVLLCVFSPEYFTSGVVVSDIWVYGATLGLFGACLPVLFYAIGAPKISTGTATILGSAELPVAIITAVVVLHEAVSWVQWVGVLCIFAGIAYPHLRSAKR from the coding sequence GTGAATCTAAAGCTTTTGCTGTATCCGCTGCTGGTTCTTCTGGGCGGGTGCTGTTATGGTATCCTTGCGACGATTGTGAAACTTGCGTACGGGAACGGCTATACGTTTTCTGAAGTGGTGATGAGCCAGTACTTCAGCGGCTGGATTTTCCTGGGCATTCTCTGTGCGGTTATTGCGATCGTTGGAAGGCGCCGCGACGCGCCGCGGTCTTCCGTGAAATTGAGCCGGAGGATGCCGATTCTTCTGATTACAGGGGCTGTTACGTGTTCGGTGTGTCTGTTCTATTATTTGTCGCTTGAGTCGATGCCAGCGTCGGTTGCAATTGTGCTGCTGTTTCAGTTTACCTGGATTGGTGTTCTTCTGGACTGTCTGGTCGAGCGGAAGCTGCCGTCGAAAAGTTCGGTTGTTGCGGTGCTGATTCTGCTTGCTGGAACTGTTCTTGCCAGCGGGATCATCGGGAATGCTATTTCTTTCACGGTTGTCGGGGTGTGCGCTGGTCTGTTGTCTGCGCTGTGCTATGCGATTTTTATTTTCCTGAGCGGGCGCGTGGAGCCGCAGATGCATCCGGTGAACCGGAGTTTCTGGATTGTTACGTGCGCGTTGTTTGTTCTATTGTGTGTGTTTTCGCCGGAATATTTTACGAGTGGTGTTGTGGTGTCTGATATCTGGGTGTATGGTGCGACACTTGGTCTTTTTGGTGCGTGTCTGCCGGTTCTTTTCTATGCAATCGGTGCGCCGAAGATATCGACTGGTACTGCAACGATCCTCGGTTCCGCAGAGCTGCCGGTGGCAATTATTACGGCGGTTGTTGTGTTGCATGAGGCGGTGTCCTGGGTTCAGTGGGTGGGTGTTCTGTGCATTTTTGCAGGGATAGCATATCCTCATCTTCGAAGCGCGAAACGGTGA